The DNA sequence CCGCTTGGGTAGCAGCTTGAGCAGCTTCTAGGGAATCATCATCAGACTTATCAGATTTTAAGATAACGGAAGCCACTAGGAAAGATACTATGGCTGCTGCAAAGATACCGGCTAGAACGACCAAGTGAGGTCCCCAGCCTTTAGGCGCCATACCCATAATAGCGATAATGGAACCAGGCGAAGCAGGCGCTGTCAATCCAGCCCCCAGTGTTTGGAAGGTAAAGGTTCCGGCCAAACCACCGGCAATAACAGCTAAGAACATAGCTGGTTTCATCATGACGTAAGGGAAGTAAATTTCATGGATACCACCGAAGAAGTGGATAATCATAGCTCCCCAAGAAGAGGATTTCGCTGAGCCTTTACCGAAAACAGCATAGGCAATCAGCACACCAAGACCTGGTCCAGGGTTCGCTTCCAGCAAGAAGAGAACCGACTTACCAACCTTGGCCACCTGTTCTGTACCAAGCGGGGTAAAGATACCGTGGTTAAGAGCATTATTAAGGAAAAGAATCTTAGCTGGTTCAATAATCAAGTTAGCAATCGGCAGGAGGTGAACCTTGACAATAGCTTCTACACCAATACCAACCCATTCGGTCAATTGCGCTACGATTGGGCCAATGATGAAGAAAGACAGAACCATGAAGGCGAAACCAATTAAACCCAGTGAGAAGTTATTCACCAGCATTTCAAAACCAGTTTTGATTTTTGGCTGAACCTTTTCATCAAATTTCTTTAATACCCAGGCGGACAAAGGCCCCATAATCATGGCACCGATGAACATCGTAACGGTTGAACCGGCAATGGCACCGAAAGAAGCAATAGCCCCGATAACGCCACCGCGCTGCTTATGGACATTATAACCACCTGTATAACCAATCAAAAGTGGCAGGACGTATTTTAGCATAGGGCCGACAACGTTGGCATCGAGATCCTTATTAGGTAGGTAACCAGTCGCAATGAAGAGCGAAGCTGCTACCCCCCAGGCAATGAAGGCCCCAATATTTGGCATAACCATATTTGAAAGTGCAGTCCCCAGTTTCTGGATTCTGACTTTCAATGAATTCCCGTTAGACATTAAGATATCCTCCTTTTTAAAATGGGATGATTGAAAACTGGAAACTACATTCAAACCTCAGTGAGATGAAACCTTCATCCCTCAGAACTTATGCGTTTCCCTTCAATTTTCTACGATTTTATTATAGAACTTTTCTTTTTGCCAGAACACTCAAACTTTGGCAAAAAATCTTTGCCACAAGGGCAAATTTTTGACAAAGTTGCTTGATTTATAGCAGACATCAACTCAGGTCATTCAAAAAGCCTAAGAAAAACTTCTTAAGCTTGATTTTTAAAATAAGTATAGACGAGCCAACTGTCGAAGCTGTCACATGAGCTTTTTCCTTTAAGCATCAGTAACAAAAGCTTTATGCTCTCTTCGCTGCTCAATATAATCAGAAAGCCTAGGCAGTCAAATAGGAGGGGTGCTGGAAACCGTCACTTAGGCCTGTTCCTAGCCACCCGGTCTTTTTATTATCGCCCTTTGTCTCTTACTATTCCACCGTAACAGCCTTGGCCAAGTTACGCGGTTTATCAACGTCCAAGCCACGTTGCAGGGAGGCAAAGTAGGCAATCAGCTGGGTTGGAATGACCATAGAGATTGGAGCTAGGTAAGGATGGACCTTGTTGACAATAATATCATCAGTATCTGTTGCTAGGTCTTCTTCGACAACGGTCAAGACGCTGGCACCACGAGCTGCCACTTCTTGAATATTACCACGAGTATGGGCAGCTACTGTTGGACTGGAAGAGATAAGGGCCAGAACTGGTACTCCTTCTTCAATCAAGGAAATTGTCCCGTGTTTAAGCTCACCAGCAGCAAAGCCTTCACATTGAATATAAGAGATTTCTTTGAGTTTGAGGGAAGCTTCCATGGCCACGAAATAATCGGTACCGCGGCCGATGTAGAAAGCATTGCGGCTAGTTGGCAAGAGCTTTTCAACCTTCTTAGCGATGACATCTTTTTCAGATAAGGTTGATTCGATGGATTGAGCTACGATGGATAATTCATGGACTAAATCAAAGTCAAGAGCTTCTTGCTTACCATTGGCTTCACCGACAGCCTTAGCCAAGAAGGCAAGAGCTGCAATTTGAGCAGTGTAGGCTTTAGTAGAAGCAACAGCAATTTCTGGACCAGCATGAAGGAGCATGGTATAAGTTGCTTCACGCGACAAGGTAGATCCAGGAACATTCGTTACGGTCAAGCTTGGAATTCCCATGGTATTGGCCTTAACCAAGACCTGACGGCTGTCAGCCGTTTCACCAGATTGACTGAGGAGAACGAACATAGGTTTCTTGCTCAGGAGGGGCATATTATAGCCCCATTCAGAAGCAACGCCAAGTTCTACAGGAGTGTCCGTCAACTGTTCGAACATTGACTTGGCAGCAAAACCGGCGTTATAAGAGGTTCCGGCTGCCAAGATATAAATACGATCAGCCTCCTGAACCGATTTAACAATGGCAGGATCAACCGTCATTTTACCTTGGCTATCAGCGTAGGTATTGATAAGCTTGCGCATAACGGTTGGCTGCTCATCAATCTCTTTGAGCATATAGAATGGATAGGTACCCTTCCCAATATCGGATAAGTCTAGCTCTGCAGTGTAGCTAGAGCGTTCTTGTACATTACCATCATAGTCCTGCACCTGAACAGTGTCAGCTTTAACCACAACCAATTCCTTATCATGGATTTCCATGAACTGATTGGTTTCACGAATCATGGCCATGGCATCGGAACAGACCATATTGTAGCCATCACCTAAGCCGATCAAAAGCGGTGATTTATTCTTAGCTACATAAATTGTTTCACTATCATTAGCATCCATGAAGGCGAAGGCATAAGATCCTTCAATAATAGAGAGAGCTTTCTTGAAGGCAGATAGAACATCGAGGCCATCTTCTTCGACAAATTTACCAATCAGATGCACCGCAATTTCTGTATCTGTCTGCCCCTTGAAATCATGGTCAGCAAGATAGGTATTTTTAATATCAAGATAGTTTTCAATCACACCGTTATGCACCAAGGTGAAACGTCCTGTTTGTGATTGATGGGGGTGAGCATTGACTTCACTAGCCGGTCCATGGGTTGCCCAGCGCGTATGACCAATACCAGCAGTCCCTTTTATATCACCAACTTTAGCTGCCAATTCAGCAATCCGACCAACAGCCTTAATTAGATGACTTGATTGACCATCCGTTACATAGATACCAGCTGAATCATAGCCACGGTATTCCAATTTTTCCAAACCTTGAATTAAAATATCAGTTGCCTCTGGATTTCCGACAACACCGACAATTCCACACATACTTTTTAATCGGTAGCTAAACTACCTCTCCTTTTTCTATTTCGCTTAAATTGGTATAGTCTATTTTCAAAACCAATCACGATAAATACAGTATATTTAAATGTTTTTACTTTGTCAAGAGAAAAATTGGTATAGTTCAATTAGTCCTAAGCCTCTCAACTTACTGCCTAAAAAGTCACAGCCTCTAGCTCAGTTTCTTGCTAATGGGGATTCACCTTCTCTTCCCAAGCAAGATAATATTTAAGAATGGCATTTCCTTGCTGGCTAGGGAAGGATTGCTCGAAACGATCTATCTGTGATAACAAAAAAAGAGTAGCTAAGCTACTCCACAGTTACAAAACCGAATTTATTTAGAGGCCAAAGTCTGAAGGAAATGACTCCCTTAATCTGCTTTTTATGGATGAAACCAAAGCGACGGCTATCATTTTTATTCTGACGCTCGTCATTTAGAATCATATAGGAATTTTTTGGAACCTTAGTGATCTTGTCACTCTTACCAATCGTCTGAGCTGTAAAATCTTCTGTAAAGTATTGGCCTGGTTGAGCCTTCTTGAGGAAGGCGCCTTTTTCTTTTTTGAGGTAGGTTTCATTTTTTACCTTATTGTCAACATAGAGAACATCATCCATGGAAGTTACTGTTTGACTAGATTCGGCAACAATCCGACCAATATATTCCTTACCATGAACCTTATAGACGACGAAATCTTTATCTACAGGGGTGCGCTTATGAACGACTGTTACTAAATCACCCTTTTTAAGATAATGATTTTCCGTATCGGCTGTTATCTTAACCGTTGAAAACAAAAAGATACGCAGCAAGATAAGTGCTAATATGAAGACTAAAAAAATAATAATGTTTCTTATAAGATCACGTCTAACCATAGAAACTCCTTCCAGTGACCTACATTATAACATTTCTTTAGTGATTAGAAAAGGTCAGCGACTTAACAAATCCCTATCAGAAAGCAACAGAAACATGACAGGATACCTTCACTTAGAGTTTAAATAGATATTAGCTGTATACCTTTTTCTTAATGGCTAGCATCACTGCGTAGGAATTGTATTCCCAAATTTATCAATAGAGGTAATATCTCAAGACTGATAAGACACTGACTCGGGCAGGATATCTTGGAATTACCACTATATAGATCTGACCGCCAATGGCTTATACAGAGGTTTCTGCCTTAGGACATCACTCTTTTCTTTCAAAGTAGGGCATACATCTTTTCTAAGTTGGAAATGTTATCCGTTTTTCAGAAAAATAAGGCAGCAAATCTGGATCTTGTCCCTTGTCCAAACAGACGCCAACAAGAAAAAGCCACCACATTTCTGTGATAGCTTCATAGAGCTTTTTAATCAGCTTATTTTACAGTGCGAACACGCATCGTGTTGGTACCACCTGAACCAACAGGAACACCAGCAACAATAACGATGTCATCACCTGATTCAACCAAGCCAGATTTCACTGCTTCACGTTCAGCAACTTCAAACATGTCATCAGTAGATGCAGGTTTATCAGTTACAACTGGGATGACACCCCAGTTAAGCATAAGTGATTTTTGAGTAATCTCATCAAAAGTAACAGCCAAAATATCAGCTTCCGGACGATACTTAGAAATCAGACGAGCCGTATTTCCAGATTCTGTAATAGTTACAACCAGCTTGATGTTCATAGAGTTAGTAGCATCTTTAACAGCTGAGGCCACCACTTCTGTTTTAGTTGAACGTTCAAATTTAGAAGAATCTAACCGGCCGTATTCACTGAGAAGCGTTTGAGCGTTCTTATCAACAGTAGCCATGGTACGAACTGATTCGCGTGGGTACTTACCATTTGCAGACTCACCGGACAACATTGTACCATCAGTACCATCGATAACGGCATTGAAGACGTCAGATACTTCTGAACGAGTTGCACGTGGCTTATCGGTCATTGTTTCAAGCATGTTTGTGGCTGTGATAGCAATTTTACCAGCAGCGTTAACTTTAGTAATAATCATTTTTTGGTAAACTGGAACCATTTCAAATGGAACTTCGATACCCATATCACCACGCGCAATCATGATACCGTCAGCAGCATCAATAATTTCATCGATATTATCAATTCCTTGCTGATTTTCGATTTTAGCTAACAGCTTAACGTGTCCGTTACCTGTTTCTTCACAAATAGCTCGAACTTCATTAACATCTTTAGCTGTACGAACAAATGAAATGGCGATGAAGTTAAGGCCTTGTTCCAAACCAAAGCGAATATCAGCGTTATCACGTTCAGCCAAAGCTGGGAAAGGAATCTTAGTGTAAGGGATATTCACGCCTTTTTGTTTAGCAATGATACCATCATTTTCAACTTCAACTTCAAACTCACGAGTCGCAGCATCTTTACCGACAACACGGAGACCAAGTTTACCATCGTCAACAAGGATTTGTTTACCAACTTCAACATCATCAAAGATATCAAGTGCGCCGGCAACATTCAAGGCAATCACATCTTTTGTAGATTGAATCCCTTGTTTCGTTGCGACACGAATCTTGTCACCAGTTTTATAAGAGTATTCTTTAGCGTCATCTGCAAACAATTCTGTACGGATTTCAGGTCCTTTTGTATCCAACAAGAAACCAACTTTTTGACCAGCGATTTCTTCTGCCTTACGGACAACTTCCATACGTTCCCCTTGTTCTGCGTGGTCACCATGTGAGAAGTTGAAGCGGAAAACATTAGCACCTTCTTCGATTAAACCAGCGATGTTTTTTGCTGATGCTTCATGGTCAAGGCTTTCACCCCAATAGCCATCATCACCAAATTTCTTACCACCACGGATCTCTACCGCAGGACCAAGTGTTGCAACGATTTTTACGCGTTTATTCATGATAAATATGAACTCCCTCTATTTTACATCCCTTTTGGGATAGGATTAACTAGATTTAATAAATGTTGGCCTGATTAGTAGGTCGTCAAGTCGCGGGCCAAATCAGCGAAATCAAGACGAGCTTTGTGCGGATTGTTGACGATGATTTTACCATCTTCAGCCAAGCTAAATAAAGCCCCTTCTTCTGCTGTTCCAAGGATTGGACTTTCTACCAATTCCTCATTGTGGATACCAACGGCAAGTCCGCCGCGACCCTCTTTAAGCAATTCAACAGCATGAGCGCCCATCCAAGAAGCAAGGACACGGTCACGTGCTGTTGGAGCGCCACCGCGAACGACATGTCCAAGACTCGTTGCACGAAGATCACTAGTATCTCCTGCTTCTTTCATCTTAGCAGCAAACTCTTGAGCACTCATAACACCTTCGGCTAGAACGATAATGTGGCGTTTTTTACCTTTTTCGTAGCCGGATTTAACCTTGGCAACAACATCCTTGATATCGTAGTCTTCTTCTGGAACAATAATTTGATCAGCACCTGCTGCAATACCAGACCAAAGGGCAATATCACCAGCATTACGCCCCATTACTTCTACGACAAATGTTCGCCCATGGCTATAGGCAGTATCGCGAAGTTTATCTAAAGCTTCTGTCGCTGTTGTGACCGCTGTGTCAAAACCAATTGTGTAATCAGTACCGACAATATCATTATCGATAGTACCTGGAAGACCAACTGCTGGGAAGCCGTGTTCTGTTAAACGCATGGCACCATGATAAGAACCATCACCACCGACAACAACAACACCTTCAATGCCGTGTTTCTTAAGTTGCTCAATACCTTTCAGTTGCCCTTCAAGAGTGGCAAATTCTGGGTAGCGAGCTGACTGAAGGAAGGTACCGCCACGGTTGATGACATTTGAGACAGCCTGACTATCAAATTGGAAGATGTCTCCTTCAACCATACCAGCATAACCACGGTTAATTCCGAAAACTTCCATATCTTCGGCAATTGCTTTACGAACGACCGCACGAATGGCTGCGTTCATTCCAGGGGCGTCACCACCACTGGTTAAAACAGCAATACGTTTCATTATACCTGTTACTCCTTTATTATTTTTAACCCTTTAATTATAGCACATTCGTTTTTAAAATGCTCTTTTTTCGGAATTTTTTTAGTGATAAATCGTTTTCATGACAAAGTTTGTCAGCTCTTTTTGAAGTTTTTCCGACCTAGCTACAAAGAGCTGCTGACTCTGCATGGTTTGGTTCGTATCCTGATAGTGGAGGACGACTGGAACAGATCCTGGGTAGGCTTGTAAAATCCGGGCTATTTCTTGGTCGTAGGCATGATCAGCCAACTGAATCCAAAACTTTTCTTGGCTCACCGGTTCCAAAGACTGGAGAACCAACTGTAAATGGTCGTCCCGCTCTTGAACCCGTCCAGTCATATAATAGATTTCTCCTTCTTTGAGATAGGCCTTCCACTGTCTATAAGCCTCAGGGAAAACAGTCACGTCCAGTTTTTGCTTGGTATCTGTTAAGCTGACAAAGGCCATCTGCTCCCCTTTGGATTTTGTGCGAATTACGCGCACTGATTCAATTTGTCCCAAAACCTTGACTTGACTATTAGCAATCAACTCTTCAAACGGTCTGTAGCTTCCCTTCAACTTTTTCGCTAAGGAGACTAGCGGATGGGGACTAATACCAACGCCTAAAAGAGCGACTTCTAAATTGTACTTTTGACTGGCTGTATAATCTTCAACCTGAACCCAATTATAAGAAGATTCCGCAAAAAGACTCCCCAACTCATGAACAAAGGTGAAGAGGGATTCTAGATTTTCCTCTACTTTACGACGGTTGGGCTCGAATTGGTCAAAGAGACCGATCTGAATTAGGGGGGTAATGTAGTCTACTTTCTGATAGTTTTCTGGCAAGCGGGTCAAGAAATCTTCGATCGAATTAAAGGGACGCTGCTCAATAATCCAATAGGCTAGCTCTCTAGGAAAGCCCTTGAGATTCTTTAAGCCCATGTAGATGATGCCATCTGAAATCTTATCTCTGTAAGGAACCGTATTGATGGACAGGTTACCAACTGTGAAATCGGTTTGCAGAGCATCTGTGATGTAGTCAGCGCTGGAATAGTTGAGCATGACATCGTAAAAAATGGAAGGATAATGCGCTTTGAAATAGGCTAATTGAAAAGCTAGGGCCGAATAAGCAAAGGCGTGGCTGCGATTAAAACCATAGCCAGCAAACTTAGCCATCCGTTCAAAGAGCTCCTTGGCAGTGGACGGATTGCGTCCCAAATCCTTAGCCCCTTGCAGGAAGTCTGCTTCCATCTTCTGCATTTCTGCTTGGTTTTTCTTGGACATGGCTCGCCGTAAAAGGTCAGCCTTTCCCAATGTGAAGCCAGCAAACACTTGAGCAATCTGCATGACCTGCTCCTGATAGAGCATAATACCGTAAGTCCCTTCTAAAATAGGAGCGACCAAGGGATCTATCAGATCAACCGCTTCTTTACCGTATTTACGGTTGATAAAGTTCTCGGTGTAATCACTGGCTCCTGGTCGATTAAGGCTGGTCGTAGCAACGATCTCTTCAAATTTAGCTGGTTTAATTCGCTTCAAGAGATTGATAGCTCCAGCTTGTTCAAACTGAAAGATTCCCTTGGTCTTGCCAGCAGCAAAAAGGGCTAGGGTATCAGGATCTTCTAAATCAATGCTCTTGATATCCAACTGCATCCCTTGTTCTTCTGCTAACTTTTCGGCCATTCGTTGAACGAAGGTCAGATTGCGCAGACCTAGGAAGTCCATTTTCAAAAGGCCATTAGCTTCAACTGCTCCCGCATCGTACTGGGTAATCATCATGTCTTCGCCGGCCTTGAGCGGAATATGGTCGGTCAAGTCATCATCACTCATGACAATTCCAGCTGCATGAATGGAGGTCTGACGAGGCAGCCCCTCAATTCTCTTAGCGATGGTGAAAGCTTTTTGATACTCCAGCTTGCTGTTAATAATCTGCCGGAAAGACAGATTATTTTCGTAAGCAGAATTCAGATCATCGCGGAAACTAATCTTACGAGTGATGTTGGTCAATTCATATTCAGCTGCTCCGAAACGCTTGAAAACATCCCGAATAGCCTGTTTAGCACCAAAGGTTGAAAAGGTTACGATCTGAGCTGAATGACGGCTACCATAGCGATCTCTGACATAGCGGAGAAATTCCGTCCGATAAACATCAGGAAGGTCGATATCAATATCCGGCATGGAATAACGTTCTTCATTAAGAAAACGTTCAAAGAGCAGATTGTTTTTAATAGGATCAATGCCTGTAATATCAAGAGCAAAGGCTACCAAGCTTCCTGCAGCGGAACCTCGGCCCATTCCCATATAGTAGTGACGAGAACGGCCAAAACGCAAAAGATCCCAAACAATCAGAAAATAATCATCAAAGCCCATCTTATGGATAATCCCTAATTCCTTATCCAGACGCTCTTGATAAGCCGTACCAAATAGCCCTTTCTCTTTTAGTCCTGCTTCTGCTCGCTCTCGCAACTCGACTACAGCCTCTTTATCGCGATTAAAACGGGGTAATTTTAGCTCATGATCAAACTGATAAGAAACCGAATTTAAAATTTTCTCTAAATTTTCCAAAGACTCTGGAAAACGTTCTTGAAAAAGCTGCTCCATCTCGATGCGGGAATAAAGCTGCTGGTGAGCCTTGGGCGGCTGAACCTCCTTCAGAGGGAGATTGTCTGAAATAGCATGGAGAACCTGCAAGCTTTCTCGTTCTTCTTCGGAAAAATAGCGAACCGTCTGCAAGGGTAAAATGGGCTT is a window from the Streptococcus criceti HS-6 genome containing:
- a CDS encoding PTS mannitol-specific transporter subunit IIBC, which produces MSNGNSLKVRIQKLGTALSNMVMPNIGAFIAWGVAASLFIATGYLPNKDLDANVVGPMLKYVLPLLIGYTGGYNVHKQRGGVIGAIASFGAIAGSTVTMFIGAMIMGPLSAWVLKKFDEKVQPKIKTGFEMLVNNFSLGLIGFAFMVLSFFIIGPIVAQLTEWVGIGVEAIVKVHLLPIANLIIEPAKILFLNNALNHGIFTPLGTEQVAKVGKSVLFLLEANPGPGLGVLIAYAVFGKGSAKSSSWGAMIIHFFGGIHEIYFPYVMMKPAMFLAVIAGGLAGTFTFQTLGAGLTAPASPGSIIAIMGMAPKGWGPHLVVLAGIFAAAIVSFLVASVILKSDKSDDDSLEAAQAATQAAKAESKGAAAQPMANSGDITADNIQQIIFACDAGMGSSAMGASILRDKVKKSGLDIPVTNMAISNLTDKDHTLIVTQEELADRAAERTPSSVHVTVDNFLATPKYDDIVGLLAGEATANQTAAAPQTEAEGHVTDDLDLNYIDEVVFAHGKAEGSATMGQATLELIFKNHGIGIPVSKASNENLGNFNAKNILVVTTIANQSAAQTHAPHAQYLVVDSLVTTPEYDKMVARMHK
- the glmS gene encoding glutamine--fructose-6-phosphate transaminase (isomerizing), whose translation is MCGIVGVVGNPEATDILIQGLEKLEYRGYDSAGIYVTDGQSSHLIKAVGRIAELAAKVGDIKGTAGIGHTRWATHGPASEVNAHPHQSQTGRFTLVHNGVIENYLDIKNTYLADHDFKGQTDTEIAVHLIGKFVEEDGLDVLSAFKKALSIIEGSYAFAFMDANDSETIYVAKNKSPLLIGLGDGYNMVCSDAMAMIRETNQFMEIHDKELVVVKADTVQVQDYDGNVQERSSYTAELDLSDIGKGTYPFYMLKEIDEQPTVMRKLINTYADSQGKMTVDPAIVKSVQEADRIYILAAGTSYNAGFAAKSMFEQLTDTPVELGVASEWGYNMPLLSKKPMFVLLSQSGETADSRQVLVKANTMGIPSLTVTNVPGSTLSREATYTMLLHAGPEIAVASTKAYTAQIAALAFLAKAVGEANGKQEALDFDLVHELSIVAQSIESTLSEKDVIAKKVEKLLPTSRNAFYIGRGTDYFVAMEASLKLKEISYIQCEGFAAGELKHGTISLIEEGVPVLALISSSPTVAAHTRGNIQEVAARGASVLTVVEEDLATDTDDIIVNKVHPYLAPISMVIPTQLIAYFASLQRGLDVDKPRNLAKAVTVE
- the lepB gene encoding signal peptidase I: MVRRDLIRNIIIFLVFILALILLRIFLFSTVKITADTENHYLKKGDLVTVVHKRTPVDKDFVVYKVHGKEYIGRIVAESSQTVTSMDDVLYVDNKVKNETYLKKEKGAFLKKAQPGQYFTEDFTAQTIGKSDKITKVPKNSYMILNDERQNKNDSRRFGFIHKKQIKGVISFRLWPLNKFGFVTVE
- the pyk gene encoding pyruvate kinase; this translates as MNKRVKIVATLGPAVEIRGGKKFGDDGYWGESLDHEASAKNIAGLIEEGANVFRFNFSHGDHAEQGERMEVVRKAEEIAGQKVGFLLDTKGPEIRTELFADDAKEYSYKTGDKIRVATKQGIQSTKDVIALNVAGALDIFDDVEVGKQILVDDGKLGLRVVGKDAATREFEVEVENDGIIAKQKGVNIPYTKIPFPALAERDNADIRFGLEQGLNFIAISFVRTAKDVNEVRAICEETGNGHVKLLAKIENQQGIDNIDEIIDAADGIMIARGDMGIEVPFEMVPVYQKMIITKVNAAGKIAITATNMLETMTDKPRATRSEVSDVFNAVIDGTDGTMLSGESANGKYPRESVRTMATVDKNAQTLLSEYGRLDSSKFERSTKTEVVASAVKDATNSMNIKLVVTITESGNTARLISKYRPEADILAVTFDEITQKSLMLNWGVIPVVTDKPASTDDMFEVAEREAVKSGLVESGDDIVIVAGVPVGSGGTNTMRVRTVK
- the pfkA gene encoding 6-phosphofructokinase, yielding MKRIAVLTSGGDAPGMNAAIRAVVRKAIAEDMEVFGINRGYAGMVEGDIFQFDSQAVSNVINRGGTFLQSARYPEFATLEGQLKGIEQLKKHGIEGVVVVGGDGSYHGAMRLTEHGFPAVGLPGTIDNDIVGTDYTIGFDTAVTTATEALDKLRDTAYSHGRTFVVEVMGRNAGDIALWSGIAAGADQIIVPEEDYDIKDVVAKVKSGYEKGKKRHIIVLAEGVMSAQEFAAKMKEAGDTSDLRATSLGHVVRGGAPTARDRVLASWMGAHAVELLKEGRGGLAVGIHNEELVESPILGTAEEGALFSLAEDGKIIVNNPHKARLDFADLARDLTTY
- a CDS encoding DNA polymerase III subunit alpha; translated protein: MFAPLDTKTVYSFMDSLIDLKSYVQKAKDLGYSHLGIADQDNLYAAYHFAVEAKKEGLQPVLGIELTFHRDDESLSLLLFALNTQGYKNLLKLSTLKMSDGLTLEDLPSYQQGLAILVPYFADLEDLQLPFDYYIGVSLDSPQQAYSKPILPLQTVRYFSEEERESLQVLHAISDNLPLKEVQPPKAHQQLYSRIEMEQLFQERFPESLENLEKILNSVSYQFDHELKLPRFNRDKEAVVELRERAEAGLKEKGLFGTAYQERLDKELGIIHKMGFDDYFLIVWDLLRFGRSRHYYMGMGRGSAAGSLVAFALDITGIDPIKNNLLFERFLNEERYSMPDIDIDLPDVYRTEFLRYVRDRYGSRHSAQIVTFSTFGAKQAIRDVFKRFGAAEYELTNITRKISFRDDLNSAYENNLSFRQIINSKLEYQKAFTIAKRIEGLPRQTSIHAAGIVMSDDDLTDHIPLKAGEDMMITQYDAGAVEANGLLKMDFLGLRNLTFVQRMAEKLAEEQGMQLDIKSIDLEDPDTLALFAAGKTKGIFQFEQAGAINLLKRIKPAKFEEIVATTSLNRPGASDYTENFINRKYGKEAVDLIDPLVAPILEGTYGIMLYQEQVMQIAQVFAGFTLGKADLLRRAMSKKNQAEMQKMEADFLQGAKDLGRNPSTAKELFERMAKFAGYGFNRSHAFAYSALAFQLAYFKAHYPSIFYDVMLNYSSADYITDALQTDFTVGNLSINTVPYRDKISDGIIYMGLKNLKGFPRELAYWIIEQRPFNSIEDFLTRLPENYQKVDYITPLIQIGLFDQFEPNRRKVEENLESLFTFVHELGSLFAESSYNWVQVEDYTASQKYNLEVALLGVGISPHPLVSLAKKLKGSYRPFEELIANSQVKVLGQIESVRVIRTKSKGEQMAFVSLTDTKQKLDVTVFPEAYRQWKAYLKEGEIYYMTGRVQERDDHLQLVLQSLEPVSQEKFWIQLADHAYDQEIARILQAYPGSVPVVLHYQDTNQTMQSQQLFVARSEKLQKELTNFVMKTIYH